One genomic segment of Impatiens glandulifera chromosome 6, dImpGla2.1, whole genome shotgun sequence includes these proteins:
- the LOC124942799 gene encoding RNA polymerase II C-terminal domain phosphatase-like 4 isoform X1 has protein sequence MGVATDSPVNSFSSDDFAALLDAELDTASDTSPDREDSDADEDKLSSESISVKRRKMEASVDVEEIGTSSSYQMTENSSVSVKTDICTHPGVFGGMCIACGQRVDVEEGHVSLRYIHKALTFKDDEITRVRNRDLKNLFRQKKLYLVLDLDHTLLNSTRFMDVISEEQYLMGQIDSLQDIPKGSLFRLDSMHMLTKLRPFIRTFLEELSPLFEMYIYTMGERAYALQMASLLDPTKTYFGTRVIANDDCTLKHQKGLDVVVGQESATLILDDTEVVWGKHKENLILMERYHFFASSCRQFGYSSKSLSQQRSDESETDGALASVLKVLKRIHGLFFAEETEVGSSEIIPLDSKDVRQVLKTVRTEVLKGCKVVFSRVFPNNVIAENQHLWKMAEKLGAVCSTEIDSSVTHLVATDAGTEKSHWAIKEKKFVVTPQWIEAANYFWFRPPEENFPVNQNK, from the exons ATGGGTGTAGCAACTGATTCTCCAGTAAACTCATTCAGTAGCGATGACTTTGCTGCACTGCTGGACGCTGAGTTAGATACTGCATCTGATACATCACCCGATCGTGAAGATAGTGATGCAGATGAGGATAAATTGTCTTCTGAATCCATTAG TGTTAAGAGGCGTAAGATGGAGGCATCTGTTGACGTGGAGGAAATTGGGACATcatcttcataccaaatgacaGAGAATAGTTCTG TTTCTGTCAAGACGGATATATGCACACATCCTGGTGTTTTTGGAGGAATGTGTATTGCATGTGGGCAAAGGGTGGACGTTGAGGAAGGCCATGTGTCACTTCGTTATATACACAAG GCGTTAACCTTCAAAGATGATGAGATAACCCGAGTACGCAATAGAGATTTGAAGAATCTGTTTCGGCAAAAAAAGCTGTACCTGGTCCTTGATTTAGATCACACCCTTCTCAATTCAACCCGGTTTATGGATGTTATATCGGAGGAGCAGTACTTGATGGGCCAAATAGATTCCCTGCAAG ATATACCGAAAGGCAGCTTGTTTAGACTGGATTCCATGCACATGTTGACCAAGTTGAGGCCTTTTATTCGTACTTTCTTGGAAGAATTGAGTCCCTTGTTTGAAATGTACATATACACCATGGGGGAAAGGGCCTATGCATTACAAATGGCAAGTCTGCTTGACCCGACAAAAACATACTTCGGTACAAGAGTGATTGCCAATGATGATTGCACTCTGAAACATCAGAAGGGTTTGGATGTGGTGGTTGGACAAGAAAGTGCTACCCTTATTCTTGATGATACAGAAGTG GTATGGGGAAAGCACAAGGAAAATCTGATACTGATGGAAAGATATCATTTCTTCGCCTCAAGTTGCCGACAATTTGGTTATAGCTCTAAGTCTCTCTCTCAGCAAAGGAGTGATGAAAGTGAGACTGATGGAGCTCTTGCCTCAGTTCTTAAAGTTCTTAAGCGGATACATGGTTTGTTCTTCGCTGAG GAAACTGAAGTGGGTTCATCAGAGATCATCCCGTTGGACAGCAAAGATGTAAGACAG GTTCTGAAAACAGTTCGGACTGAAGTTTTAAAGGGGTGCAAAGTGGTCTTCAGCCGTGTATTCCCAAATAATGTTATTGCAGAAAATCAACATCTCTGGAAGATGGCAGAGAAACTAGGAGCTGTTTGTTCAACAGAAATTGATTCGTCTGTAACCCACTTAGTTGCGACAGATGCTGGAACTGAAAAATCGCACTGGGCAATTAAGGAGAAGAAGTTTGTTGTGACCCCACAGTGGATAGAAGCTGCCAATTACTTCTGGTTCAGACCACCTGAAGAAAACTTTCCAGTTAACCAAAATAAATGA
- the LOC124942799 gene encoding RNA polymerase II C-terminal domain phosphatase-like 4 isoform X2, translating into MGVATDSPVNSFSSDDFAALLDAELDTASDTSPDREDSDADEDKLSSESISVKRRKMEASVDVEEIGTSSSYQMTENSSVSVKTDICTHPGVFGGMCIACGQRVDVEEGHVSLRYIHKALTFKDDEITRVRNRDLKNLFRQKKLYLVLDLDHTLLNSTRFMDVISEEQYLMGQIDSLQDIPKGSLFRLDSMHMLTKLRPFIRTFLEELSPLFEMYIYTMGERAYALQMASLLDPTKTYFGTRVIANDDCTLKHQKGLDVVVGQESATLILDDTEVVWGKHKENLILMERYHFFASSCRQFGYSSKSLSQQRSDESETDGALASVLKVLKRIHGLFFAEETEVGSSEIIPLDSKDVRQVLKTVRTEVLKGCKVVFSRVFPNNVIAENQHLWKMAEKLGAVCSTEIDSSVTHLVATDAGTEKSHWAIKEKKFVVTPQWIEAANYFWFRPPEENFPV; encoded by the exons ATGGGTGTAGCAACTGATTCTCCAGTAAACTCATTCAGTAGCGATGACTTTGCTGCACTGCTGGACGCTGAGTTAGATACTGCATCTGATACATCACCCGATCGTGAAGATAGTGATGCAGATGAGGATAAATTGTCTTCTGAATCCATTAG TGTTAAGAGGCGTAAGATGGAGGCATCTGTTGACGTGGAGGAAATTGGGACATcatcttcataccaaatgacaGAGAATAGTTCTG TTTCTGTCAAGACGGATATATGCACACATCCTGGTGTTTTTGGAGGAATGTGTATTGCATGTGGGCAAAGGGTGGACGTTGAGGAAGGCCATGTGTCACTTCGTTATATACACAAG GCGTTAACCTTCAAAGATGATGAGATAACCCGAGTACGCAATAGAGATTTGAAGAATCTGTTTCGGCAAAAAAAGCTGTACCTGGTCCTTGATTTAGATCACACCCTTCTCAATTCAACCCGGTTTATGGATGTTATATCGGAGGAGCAGTACTTGATGGGCCAAATAGATTCCCTGCAAG ATATACCGAAAGGCAGCTTGTTTAGACTGGATTCCATGCACATGTTGACCAAGTTGAGGCCTTTTATTCGTACTTTCTTGGAAGAATTGAGTCCCTTGTTTGAAATGTACATATACACCATGGGGGAAAGGGCCTATGCATTACAAATGGCAAGTCTGCTTGACCCGACAAAAACATACTTCGGTACAAGAGTGATTGCCAATGATGATTGCACTCTGAAACATCAGAAGGGTTTGGATGTGGTGGTTGGACAAGAAAGTGCTACCCTTATTCTTGATGATACAGAAGTG GTATGGGGAAAGCACAAGGAAAATCTGATACTGATGGAAAGATATCATTTCTTCGCCTCAAGTTGCCGACAATTTGGTTATAGCTCTAAGTCTCTCTCTCAGCAAAGGAGTGATGAAAGTGAGACTGATGGAGCTCTTGCCTCAGTTCTTAAAGTTCTTAAGCGGATACATGGTTTGTTCTTCGCTGAG GAAACTGAAGTGGGTTCATCAGAGATCATCCCGTTGGACAGCAAAGATGTAAGACAG GTTCTGAAAACAGTTCGGACTGAAGTTTTAAAGGGGTGCAAAGTGGTCTTCAGCCGTGTATTCCCAAATAATGTTATTGCAGAAAATCAACATCTCTGGAAGATGGCAGAGAAACTAGGAGCTGTTTGTTCAACAGAAATTGATTCGTCTGTAACCCACTTAGTTGCGACAGATGCTGGAACTGAAAAATCGCACTGGGCAATTAAGGAGAAGAAGTTTGTTGTGACCCCACAGTGGATAGAAGCTGCCAATTACTTCTGGTTCAGACCACCTGAAGAAAACTTTCCA GTCTAA